The Sulfurimonas hydrogeniphila genome includes a window with the following:
- a CDS encoding phospholipase A, producing MRLFLYVILIVTVLQAEQISDATKSKINIENITNDTSKENMQKWLDNSFGLRPYKANYLLPFGVANKKYINHKLDIVPYDKFEAEIQVSLQLQVFKNIFGLGEKYSLAYTQQAFWQIYVTSSPFRENLYNPEGFVVFPISDKSSIFQMRSLKFAIAHKSNGQPNTEYIPEFNGFNLSKSINYFYTTLRLQHSTLITDLTLLVPFPGSANLSDNPDLMKYLGYTKVKFTYFYKKHMFSLMARGNIDSMRGAVEATYSYPLRKDKSYLYIKLFSGYVESLIDYNKDITKLSIGFSFSR from the coding sequence ATGAGATTATTTTTATATGTGATTTTAATAGTAACGGTGCTCCAGGCAGAACAAATCTCTGATGCAACAAAAAGTAAAATAAATATTGAAAATATTACAAATGATACTTCAAAAGAGAATATGCAAAAATGGCTTGATAACTCTTTTGGTCTTCGTCCCTATAAAGCAAATTACCTTTTACCTTTTGGTGTTGCAAATAAGAAGTATATAAATCATAAACTCGATATTGTGCCATATGATAAGTTTGAAGCTGAAATCCAAGTGAGCTTGCAATTGCAAGTTTTTAAAAATATTTTTGGTTTAGGGGAAAAATACTCTTTGGCATATACGCAACAGGCTTTTTGGCAGATATATGTTACATCTTCTCCTTTTAGAGAAAACTTATATAACCCTGAAGGATTTGTTGTTTTTCCCATTAGTGACAAAAGCTCAATATTTCAAATGCGATCATTAAAATTTGCTATTGCACATAAATCAAACGGACAGCCGAATACAGAGTATATACCAGAATTTAATGGTTTTAATCTCTCTAAAAGTATAAATTATTTTTATACAACATTGCGATTGCAACATAGTACGCTTATTACAGACTTAACACTTTTGGTACCTTTCCCGGGAAGTGCAAATTTAAGTGATAATCCTGATTTAATGAAATATTTAGGGTATACAAAGGTAAAATTTACCTATTTTTATAAGAAACATATGTTTAGTCTGATGGCACGAGGGAATATAGACAGTATGAGAGGAGCGGTTGAAGCGACCTATTCTTACCCTTTACGAAAAGACAAATCATATCTGTATATAAAACTTTTTAGTGGATATGTAGAGTCTTTAATAGATTACAACAAAGATATCACAAAACTTTCTATAGGTTTTAGCTTTTCTCGTTAG
- a CDS encoding shikimate dehydrogenase, giving the protein MHKLFSIFGNPVSHSRSPLMHNSVFKNLNYNACYTRTLLKDGNKLKETFFSLGLSGANVTVPHKESAYAACDEVRGFAKKIGVVNTLINENGKLIGYNTDADGFMYAINEFKNIQNILVLGAGGTAKALVQKFLEEGLHVSILNRSKARLTYFEKLDCECYTWENFQPSQYDLVINTTSAGLKDENLPAPKEMIEAALQNTRYVADAIYGRITPFLQLAKEKGLTCKDGADMLLGQGVLANELFCNFELDKEAIKKEMQKSFLY; this is encoded by the coding sequence ATGCATAAACTTTTCTCCATCTTTGGAAATCCTGTTTCACACTCCCGCAGTCCTCTGATGCACAACAGCGTTTTCAAAAATCTTAATTACAATGCCTGCTATACACGCACGCTTCTCAAAGATGGCAACAAACTCAAAGAAACCTTTTTTTCTCTGGGCCTGAGCGGTGCCAATGTCACAGTACCACACAAAGAGAGCGCCTATGCTGCCTGTGATGAAGTTCGGGGCTTTGCAAAAAAAATCGGAGTTGTCAATACACTTATAAATGAAAACGGAAAACTTATCGGCTACAATACAGATGCTGATGGCTTTATGTATGCCATAAATGAGTTTAAAAATATACAAAATATTTTGGTACTTGGTGCAGGCGGCACAGCAAAAGCTCTTGTGCAAAAATTTTTAGAAGAAGGTTTACATGTAAGCATACTCAACAGAAGCAAGGCACGCCTTACATACTTTGAAAAACTTGACTGTGAATGTTATACATGGGAAAATTTTCAGCCCAGTCAGTATGACTTGGTTATAAATACAACAAGTGCCGGTCTCAAAGATGAAAATCTGCCTGCACCAAAAGAGATGATTGAAGCTGCTTTGCAAAATACTCGCTATGTTGCAGATGCCATATATGGCAGAATTACTCCCTTTTTACAACTTGCCAAGGAAAAAGGTCTTACATGTAAAGACGGTGCAGATATGCTTTTGGGACAGGGAGTTTTGGCAAATGAACTTTTTTGCAACTTTGAACTTGACAAAGAAGCCATAAAAAAGGAGATGCAAAAAAGTTTTCTTTACTAA
- a CDS encoding anthranilate synthase component I family protein — protein sequence MIYSKQFTQDQLAPIAVYSKLKEFFKEEVSYLFESAGQSEGNYSFICIGARERLQFIDDKTVYTDKNGTKHIKKENPFSFLKEYYKNIDTDEYKNATKKLNVGYVDGFIGYIGYDMVKVFEPKLRSFMDNLKDELNTPDLDLILPKLVLVYSHKNHQITLISTLKEYSEKFQAIENDLKGTYTYKHRVFNIGEDKGSFAHTKEKFFAMIDKSKEMIKSGDVFQILMTNRFTRHIKVHPFSFYRILRTKNPSPYMFLMEYEDFSIVGSSPEVMVRLTDTQLLLRPIAGTRKRGTTKQKDKELEKELLADPKELAEHLMLIDLGRNDVGRVAKTGTVKVEDIMHIERFSHVMHIVSDVVATLDDDKDMFDLFMATFTAGTMTGAPKIRAMELIAEYEGLKRGFYSGSVGYFGFDGNMDSAIAIRTALVKEDKVVLQAGAGIVADSIKELEYLEVNNKLGALIHSLEDLDKKD from the coding sequence TTGATATATTCTAAACAATTTACACAAGATCAGCTGGCACCTATTGCCGTTTATTCAAAACTAAAAGAGTTTTTCAAGGAGGAGGTCTCCTACCTTTTTGAAAGTGCCGGACAGAGTGAGGGAAACTACAGTTTTATCTGTATAGGTGCGAGAGAACGCTTACAGTTTATAGACGACAAAACAGTCTATACAGACAAAAACGGTACAAAACATATTAAAAAAGAAAATCCTTTTTCCTTTTTAAAAGAGTATTATAAAAATATAGATACAGACGAATATAAAAATGCCACAAAAAAACTAAATGTCGGTTATGTGGATGGATTTATCGGCTATATCGGTTATGATATGGTAAAAGTCTTTGAGCCAAAACTTCGATCATTCATGGACAACCTCAAAGACGAATTAAACACTCCGGACTTAGACCTGATTTTACCAAAACTTGTCCTTGTCTATTCCCATAAAAATCATCAGATTACACTTATTTCGACACTCAAAGAGTACAGTGAAAAATTTCAAGCCATTGAAAATGATTTAAAAGGCACATATACTTACAAACACAGAGTCTTCAACATTGGAGAGGACAAAGGAAGCTTTGCCCATACAAAAGAAAAATTCTTTGCCATGATAGACAAATCAAAGGAGATGATTAAAAGCGGTGATGTTTTTCAAATTTTGATGACAAATCGTTTCACTAGACATATAAAAGTGCACCCTTTTAGTTTTTATCGTATTCTTCGTACAAAAAATCCCTCCCCTTATATGTTTTTAATGGAGTATGAAGATTTCAGTATCGTCGGCTCATCGCCTGAAGTTATGGTGAGACTCACAGATACACAATTGCTTCTTCGCCCAATTGCCGGTACAAGAAAACGCGGAACTACAAAACAAAAAGACAAAGAACTTGAAAAAGAACTGCTCGCAGACCCAAAAGAGTTGGCTGAACATTTAATGCTTATAGATCTTGGCAGAAACGATGTCGGCCGGGTTGCCAAAACCGGTACAGTCAAAGTGGAAGATATTATGCATATAGAGCGTTTTTCACATGTTATGCATATTGTTTCTGATGTGGTAGCAACACTCGATGATGACAAAGATATGTTTGATCTGTTTATGGCAACATTTACAGCAGGTACTATGACCGGTGCTCCAAAAATTCGTGCTATGGAACTTATAGCCGAATATGAAGGCTTAAAACGCGGTTTTTACAGCGGCAGTGTCGGATACTTCGGGTTTGACGGAAATATGGACAGTGCAATTGCCATACGGACAGCCCTTGTAAAAGAAGACAAGGTAGTTCTTCAGGCAGGTGCAGGCATAGTCGCAGACAGTATAAAAGAACTGGAGTATCTTGAAGTAAACAATAAACTGGGTGCGCTCATTCACTCACTTGAAGATTTAGATAAAAAAGACTAA
- a CDS encoding SPOR domain-containing protein: MNDKNELSDIVLNKNGSSSSNKKIILAVATLGIILIVVVMLMNSLNSKGTDNLPQAILPPEPQAKTLTQETPEEPLFEEVDVIQENNSVDEDLDKIAQKLKQESKQEHKTVAAPQKKVVTQTKKVTQKPQIKQKPHGTSKVKYYIQVGSFSKYEPNKKFLKSITNLGYKYRYHKVTVNSKTLNKVLIGPFKTQKEANNAKRVIRAKIEPGAFLVKL, from the coding sequence ATGAATGATAAGAATGAACTAAGTGATATTGTCCTGAATAAAAACGGCTCTTCCAGCTCAAATAAAAAAATAATTCTCGCTGTTGCCACATTGGGAATTATTCTCATAGTAGTTGTAATGCTTATGAATTCACTTAATTCCAAGGGGACAGACAACTTGCCTCAAGCTATACTGCCGCCGGAACCTCAAGCCAAAACTCTTACACAGGAAACACCTGAAGAACCTCTTTTTGAAGAAGTGGATGTCATACAGGAAAATAATTCTGTTGATGAAGATTTAGATAAAATCGCACAAAAACTCAAACAAGAAAGTAAACAAGAACATAAAACAGTTGCTGCACCACAGAAAAAAGTAGTGACTCAAACCAAAAAAGTGACACAGAAACCCCAGATAAAACAGAAACCTCATGGAACATCAAAGGTAAAGTATTATATACAGGTGGGGTCTTTTTCAAAATATGAACCAAATAAAAAATTCCTAAAATCTATTACGAATTTAGGCTATAAATATAGATATCATAAAGTTACAGTCAATTCAAAAACACTTAACAAAGTATTGATTGGACCATTTAAAACACAAAAAGAAGCAAATAATGCTAAACGTGTTATTCGTGCCAAAATTGAGCCGGGTGCATTTTTAGTAAAATTATAA
- a CDS encoding DUF1882 domain-containing protein, whose translation MTAMDLKLIKMVSDHYWIKRDTVVNKITFKGRTFYNKFEKVNAPLNQSVINKHIKGEITVAHSIVDKKGIVENIVIDYNGRDPERFYHKAQLLLREEGFINFTAYETKTKGHLHLYIHKGHTTLQEAIQLGKMISMKLAAKQPKQWRMFPTNDLPDEYNILTLPYEVYAKERGASWSKHM comes from the coding sequence ATGACTGCCATGGATTTAAAACTTATAAAAATGGTAAGTGACCACTACTGGATCAAAAGAGATACGGTAGTGAACAAAATCACCTTTAAAGGGCGTACTTTTTACAATAAATTTGAAAAAGTCAATGCGCCTTTAAACCAGTCTGTGATTAACAAACATATAAAAGGTGAAATAACTGTAGCCCATTCGATTGTGGACAAAAAAGGGATTGTTGAAAATATAGTTATTGATTATAACGGCAGAGATCCTGAAAGATTTTATCACAAAGCACAGCTTCTTTTACGAGAAGAAGGTTTTATTAACTTTACAGCCTATGAAACAAAGACCAAAGGGCATTTGCATCTCTATATTCACAAAGGGCATACAACACTGCAAGAAGCGATACAGCTTGGCAAAATGATCAGTATGAAACTGGCTGCAAAACAGCCAAAGCAGTGGAGAATGTTTCCGACAAATGATTTGCCTGATGAATACAACATTTTGACACTTCCTTATGAAGTCTATGCAAAAGAGAGAGGCGCTTCGTGGTCGAAGCATATGTGA
- a CDS encoding serine hydroxymethyltransferase — MSFLKEYDEEVYNLCEKELERQTNHLEMIASENFTLPAVMEAMGSVFTNKYAEGYPAKRYYGGCEYADSVEQLAIDRACKLFGCKYANVQPHSGSQANGAVYAALLKAGDKLLGMDLSHGGHLTHGSKPSFSGKNYSSFTYGVELDGRINYDRVLDIAKIVQPKIIVCGASAYAREIDFKKFREIADEVGAILFADIAHIAGLVAAGEHPSPFPHAHVVTTTTHKTLAGPRGGMIMTDDEDIAKKINSAIFPALQGGPLVHVIAAKAVGFKHNLTPEWKDYAKQVKKNASVLADVLMKRGYDVVSGGTDNHLVLVSFVGKEISGKDADAALGNAGITVNKNTVPGETRSPFVTSGIRIGSPALTSRGMKEKEFELIANKMADVLDDINNTELQAKIKEELKELAQNFVIYNQPTY; from the coding sequence ATGAGTTTTTTAAAAGAGTACGATGAAGAAGTTTATAACTTGTGCGAAAAAGAGTTAGAGAGACAGACTAACCATCTGGAAATGATAGCAAGTGAAAACTTCACACTTCCGGCAGTAATGGAAGCTATGGGTTCGGTTTTTACAAACAAATATGCTGAAGGGTATCCGGCAAAACGCTACTATGGCGGATGTGAATATGCTGACAGCGTAGAACAGCTGGCTATAGACAGAGCATGTAAACTTTTTGGGTGCAAATATGCAAATGTGCAGCCACATTCAGGATCACAGGCAAACGGAGCTGTTTATGCGGCACTTTTAAAAGCAGGTGACAAACTTTTAGGTATGGACCTGAGCCATGGCGGACACTTGACACATGGTTCCAAACCAAGTTTTTCAGGGAAAAACTACTCCAGTTTCACCTATGGTGTTGAACTTGACGGACGTATTAACTATGACAGAGTTTTAGATATCGCTAAAATTGTACAGCCTAAAATCATCGTATGCGGGGCTTCTGCGTATGCCCGTGAAATTGATTTTAAGAAATTTCGTGAAATTGCCGATGAAGTCGGTGCAATTCTTTTTGCAGATATCGCACACATTGCAGGTTTGGTAGCCGCAGGTGAGCATCCTAGTCCATTCCCTCACGCACATGTAGTTACAACAACTACACACAAAACACTTGCAGGACCTCGCGGCGGTATGATAATGACAGATGATGAGGATATAGCAAAGAAGATAAACTCTGCTATTTTCCCGGCTCTTCAAGGCGGACCGCTTGTACATGTAATCGCTGCAAAAGCAGTTGGTTTTAAACACAATCTTACACCAGAGTGGAAAGATTATGCGAAACAGGTAAAGAAAAATGCTTCTGTATTGGCTGATGTACTTATGAAACGCGGCTATGATGTCGTAAGCGGAGGAACAGACAATCACTTAGTGCTTGTCAGTTTTGTAGGCAAAGAGATCTCCGGAAAAGATGCTGATGCAGCTCTGGGAAATGCAGGGATCACTGTCAATAAAAACACTGTTCCCGGAGAGACACGAAGTCCTTTCGTAACATCAGGTATTCGTATCGGTTCACCGGCACTTACATCTCGCGGTATGAAAGAAAAAGAGTTTGAACTCATCGCAAATAAAATGGCAGATGTTTTGGATGATATCAACAATACTGAACTTCAGGCAAAAATAAAAGAAGAACTCAAAGAACTTGCACAAAATTTTGTAATATACAACCAACCAACATATTAA
- the rbr gene encoding rubrerythrin, translating to MRKYETYRCNKCGNIVEIQAVGGGELHCCGVAMEMITQNLTLVNLMKAFAGESQARNKYEFYAKVAQKEGYRDIAAHFQRAANNEKEHAKLEFALHNRLKNNSEESFGKTMENLQDAINGEHYENSDMYPDFAKIAKEEGDKEAAALFTAIGKVEIEHEKMYKMLLERLTSGHEFESDEEEAWICEVCGHVHYGKKPPKKCPVCKHPQEYFSRLLEIK from the coding sequence ATGAGAAAGTATGAAACGTATAGATGTAACAAATGTGGAAATATTGTAGAAATACAGGCAGTCGGAGGAGGAGAACTGCATTGTTGTGGCGTGGCAATGGAGATGATTACTCAAAATCTTACTTTAGTCAATCTTATGAAAGCGTTTGCCGGAGAATCTCAAGCCCGAAACAAATACGAATTTTATGCAAAAGTAGCACAAAAAGAAGGTTACCGAGATATAGCTGCCCATTTCCAAAGAGCGGCAAACAATGAAAAAGAGCATGCAAAATTAGAATTTGCCCTGCATAACAGGCTCAAAAACAACAGTGAAGAGAGCTTTGGCAAGACAATGGAAAATCTTCAAGATGCCATTAATGGTGAGCATTATGAAAATTCTGATATGTATCCTGATTTTGCAAAAATTGCCAAAGAAGAGGGTGATAAAGAAGCAGCTGCACTTTTTACGGCTATTGGCAAAGTGGAAATTGAGCATGAGAAAATGTATAAAATGCTTTTAGAACGTCTAACTTCCGGACATGAGTTTGAAAGTGATGAAGAAGAAGCATGGATATGTGAAGTGTGCGGGCATGTTCATTATGGAAAAAAACCACCGAAAAAATGCCCTGTGTGTAAACATCCGCAAGAGTATTTTTCAAGACTGCTTGAAATAAAATAG
- the amrA gene encoding AmmeMemoRadiSam system protein A: MDTDEFYLTDEEKKALKEIAKAALYEAVIHNRKIALDEEKVPPKFKLHLGAFVTLKENGRLRGCIGRFEPDEPLYQVIIDMAISASRYDTRFTPVTKEELDNIEIEISVLTPRKKVNSVDDVIVGKHGIYIEYGNKNGTYLPQVATDMGWDKEQFVRSCCIEKAGIAPEHCKDATLYVYEAIVF, encoded by the coding sequence ATGGACACAGATGAATTTTACCTCACAGACGAAGAAAAAAAAGCACTCAAAGAGATAGCAAAAGCAGCGCTTTATGAAGCTGTTATACACAACCGAAAAATTGCCCTCGATGAAGAGAAAGTACCTCCAAAATTCAAACTGCACCTCGGTGCTTTTGTCACACTTAAAGAAAACGGCAGACTCAGAGGCTGTATAGGACGATTTGAACCGGATGAGCCTCTTTATCAAGTCATTATAGATATGGCAATTTCCGCTTCACGGTATGACACCCGTTTTACCCCTGTCACAAAAGAAGAACTTGACAATATAGAGATTGAAATTTCAGTGCTTACACCGAGAAAAAAAGTCAATTCTGTTGATGATGTCATTGTCGGCAAACATGGAATATATATTGAATACGGCAATAAAAACGGTACCTATTTACCGCAAGTGGCAACAGATATGGGATGGGACAAAGAGCAGTTTGTCAGAAGCTGCTGCATTGAAAAAGCGGGAATTGCACCCGAGCATTGCAAGGATGCAACGCTGTATGTATATGAAGCGATAGTCTTTTAA
- a CDS encoding AAA family ATPase, which translates to MKNKIKLLKQEIAKGVIGHENMIDALLIGLITNGHILLEGVPGLAKTTAVNALSKALSLDFKRVQFTPDLLPSDIIGAEIYDVKSGEFKIKHGPVFTNLLLADEINRAPAKVQSALLEVMQERQVTIGDESFKIEPPFLVLATQNPIEQEGAYTLPEAQLDRFMFKVIVGYNTEDEEYLIAQKAANETFETIEPVLLASELEEMKEEVKAVYIEEELSTYIVRLIFATRDPKKYGLEALERYIAFGASPRATINMLKAVKARAYLRGNDFVSPIDIALSIKDVLRHRIILSYDAIAEGLSSDDIIQTILESIEIP; encoded by the coding sequence ATGAAAAACAAGATAAAATTATTAAAACAAGAAATAGCAAAAGGGGTCATCGGTCATGAAAATATGATTGATGCTCTGCTTATCGGACTTATTACAAACGGACATATATTGCTTGAAGGGGTTCCCGGTCTTGCAAAAACAACGGCCGTCAATGCCTTGTCAAAAGCATTGAGCCTGGATTTTAAACGTGTGCAGTTTACTCCTGATTTACTGCCGTCAGACATTATCGGAGCAGAAATTTATGATGTCAAATCCGGAGAGTTTAAAATTAAACACGGTCCGGTTTTTACAAATTTGCTTTTGGCAGATGAAATAAACAGAGCGCCTGCAAAAGTACAATCGGCACTCTTGGAAGTCATGCAAGAGAGACAGGTTACAATCGGTGATGAAAGTTTTAAAATCGAACCTCCGTTTTTGGTGCTTGCAACACAAAATCCGATTGAGCAGGAGGGCGCGTATACTTTGCCCGAAGCGCAGTTAGACCGCTTTATGTTTAAAGTAATTGTCGGTTATAACACAGAAGATGAAGAGTATTTAATAGCACAAAAAGCTGCAAATGAGACTTTTGAAACCATTGAACCGGTTCTTTTGGCCAGTGAACTCGAAGAGATGAAAGAAGAGGTAAAAGCTGTTTATATCGAAGAGGAGTTGAGTACCTATATAGTAAGACTGATCTTTGCAACAAGAGATCCGAAAAAATACGGTCTTGAAGCGTTGGAACGATATATAGCTTTTGGAGCAAGTCCGCGTGCAACGATAAATATGCTCAAAGCCGTCAAAGCAAGAGCCTATTTAAGAGGGAATGATTTTGTCTCTCCTATAGATATTGCTCTGAGCATCAAAGATGTATTGCGACACCGTATCATTTTAAGTTATGACGCCATTGCAGAGGGGTTAAGCAGTGATGATATTATTCAAACAATCCTAGAATCTATAGAAATACCGTAA
- a CDS encoding DUF58 domain-containing protein yields MLKTLLESNKKLALILIKTQREVFSKIAGENISKKRGEGYDFQELREYESGDDIRHIDWIISAKTTKPYVKVFHQQKELNVVIVPFLCGSLHFGTKILKKDLLTQICALLSYSCVKQNNPFESYICSDTLFLCTQKTKQLFAVRRLLEKVESFDVLGKTLDYSYSTQALYRQIQRKSILFLIGDFFDTHDLNLMALSLKHELVLIIVRDRFEENPAELGELHITDPALGMSAEISLNKKTLHSYRKKIVQNDEMLYKKLKTAGVRFVKIYTDEDPAEKIIGLMEKT; encoded by the coding sequence ATGCTAAAAACACTTTTGGAGTCCAATAAAAAACTTGCACTAATCCTTATCAAAACACAAAGAGAAGTCTTTAGTAAAATTGCAGGGGAAAATATTTCAAAAAAAAGAGGCGAGGGATATGATTTTCAAGAACTCAGAGAGTATGAAAGCGGAGATGATATAAGGCATATTGACTGGATTATAAGTGCAAAAACTACAAAACCCTATGTGAAAGTTTTTCATCAGCAAAAAGAACTCAACGTAGTGATTGTTCCGTTTTTATGCGGTTCGCTTCATTTTGGAACGAAAATACTGAAAAAAGATTTACTGACTCAGATTTGTGCATTACTCAGTTACAGCTGTGTCAAGCAAAACAATCCCTTTGAGAGCTATATCTGCAGTGACACACTTTTTTTGTGTACGCAAAAAACAAAACAGCTTTTTGCTGTGCGAAGACTGCTGGAAAAGGTTGAGAGTTTTGATGTCCTTGGAAAAACTTTGGATTATTCGTATAGTACACAGGCTCTTTACAGACAAATTCAAAGAAAGAGCATTCTGTTCTTAATCGGAGATTTTTTTGATACGCATGATTTAAATTTGATGGCATTGAGTCTGAAACATGAGCTTGTACTTATTATTGTCCGTGACCGTTTTGAAGAAAATCCTGCAGAACTGGGAGAGTTGCATATTACCGACCCGGCTTTGGGTATGAGTGCAGAGATAAGCCTTAACAAAAAAACGCTCCATTCCTATAGAAAAAAAATAGTACAAAATGATGAGATGCTGTATAAAAAACTCAAAACAGCAGGAGTCCGTTTTGTGAAAATTTACACAGATGAAGATCCGGCTGAAAAAATTATCGGTCTTATGGAGAAAACATGA
- a CDS encoding vWA domain-containing protein, which translates to MPHFLQLLLHVKKKHYAREILKWAMITCMTVALSDPVVVKKIKAVRSNAVDIVLALDTSGSMSTYGFNEKNYKQSRLDVVKEVVKSFIDMRKSDRIGLVIFGTTAAIASPLSFDKEAQKNIVGKIEVGVIGKSTALIDALVSSVTLLKNSKSKSKIIILLSDGEDSASKIPLAFALKLAKKYSIKIYTITIDKSYSNMMKVIASKNGAQNFEVQNKKDLLKVYKRIDRLQKSELEYNTLDVEEHIYFYFLLFSLLCAILLVAHVKTRGVL; encoded by the coding sequence ATGCCTCATTTTTTGCAACTGCTCTTGCATGTTAAGAAGAAACACTATGCAAGAGAAATTTTAAAATGGGCTATGATTACATGTATGACTGTTGCATTGAGCGATCCTGTTGTAGTGAAAAAAATAAAAGCAGTCAGGAGCAATGCCGTTGATATTGTGTTGGCACTTGATACCAGCGGTTCTATGAGTACTTATGGCTTTAATGAAAAAAATTACAAACAAAGCAGACTGGATGTGGTAAAAGAGGTCGTGAAAAGTTTTATAGATATGAGAAAGAGCGACAGAATAGGTTTGGTCATTTTTGGTACAACAGCCGCTATAGCCTCTCCTCTGAGTTTTGACAAAGAGGCGCAAAAAAATATCGTGGGCAAGATTGAAGTGGGGGTTATTGGAAAAAGCACAGCTTTGATTGATGCTCTCGTCTCCTCTGTAACGCTTTTGAAAAATTCAAAAAGTAAGTCAAAAATCATTATACTGTTGAGCGACGGAGAAGACTCTGCAAGTAAAATTCCGCTTGCATTTGCACTGAAACTGGCAAAAAAATACAGCATAAAAATTTATACGATAACCATAGACAAAAGTTACAGCAACATGATGAAGGTTATTGCCAGTAAAAACGGTGCACAAAACTTTGAAGTGCAAAATAAAAAAGATTTACTTAAAGTCTACAAACGCATTGATAGGCTGCAAAAAAGTGAACTTGAGTACAATACTTTAGATGTAGAAGAGCATATATATTTTTATTTTCTTCTGTTTTCGTTGTTGTGCGCAATCTTGCTTGTAGCACATGTAAAAACGAGAGGGGTGTTGTAA